In Tepidanaerobacter syntrophicus, a single genomic region encodes these proteins:
- a CDS encoding P1 family peptidase → MSGYLTDIEGIKIGHAQDYEAGTGCTVILCPKGAIGGVDVRGGAPGTRETDLMAPENLVEKVNAIYLSGGSAFGLDGASGVMQYLSENGIGFDTGAVKVPIVPAAVIFDLDVGNPIKRPDFNMGYEACINATEKDFDLGNVGAGTGATVGKYFGNEFSMKGGLGTSLIQIGELKVGALAVVNALGDVIDPETGNILAGALNKTKTDFINTVNAIRSGLILGNNPSIANTTIGAVATNARLSKAAAHKVASMAHDGLARAIRPVHTMFDGDTVFCLSIGDIKAEPSIVGILAAEAMAEAIISGIKNAEPMYGRISFKSFK, encoded by the coding sequence ATGTCCGGCTATTTAACAGACATAGAAGGAATAAAGATTGGGCATGCACAGGATTATGAAGCAGGTACCGGTTGCACGGTGATTTTATGTCCAAAAGGCGCAATAGGAGGAGTAGATGTAAGAGGCGGCGCTCCCGGAACCCGGGAAACTGACTTGATGGCTCCGGAGAATCTTGTGGAAAAAGTAAATGCAATTTATCTTAGCGGAGGAAGCGCTTTTGGACTTGATGGCGCATCCGGCGTAATGCAGTATCTGTCTGAAAACGGCATAGGCTTTGATACAGGAGCAGTAAAAGTTCCAATTGTTCCGGCAGCGGTGATTTTTGATTTAGATGTGGGAAATCCGATAAAAAGACCAGACTTTAATATGGGCTATGAGGCATGCATAAATGCAACAGAGAAAGATTTTGATTTGGGAAATGTTGGAGCCGGAACCGGTGCTACTGTCGGCAAATACTTTGGCAATGAATTTTCTATGAAGGGCGGTCTAGGCACTTCCCTTATACAAATAGGAGAACTGAAGGTCGGGGCTTTAGCAGTAGTTAATGCTCTAGGTGATGTTATAGATCCTGAAACCGGAAATATCTTGGCTGGAGCCTTAAATAAAACAAAAACAGATTTTATAAACACAGTTAATGCCATAAGGAGCGGTTTGATTTTGGGTAATAATCCTTCTATAGCTAATACTACAATTGGTGCTGTTGCAACTAATGCACGACTTTCAAAAGCTGCAGCACATAAAGTAGCCTCTATGGCGCATGACGGTTTGGCAAGAGCTATAAGGCCGGTTCATACTATGTTTGATGGAGATACAGTTTTCTGTCTTTCAATAGGCGATATCAAAGCAGAACCTTCAATTGTAGGAATTCTTGCAGCAGAAGCGATGGCAGAAGCTATAATCTCTGGGATTAAAAATGCAGAGCCCATGTACGGCAGAATTTCCTTTAAATCTTTCAAATAA